A window of the Scandinavium goeteborgense genome harbors these coding sequences:
- the agaD gene encoding PTS galactosamine transporter subunit IID, with product MGSEISKKDITRLGFRSSLLQASFNYERMQAGGFTWAMLPLLKKIYKNDQPGLSAAMKDNLEFINTHPNLVGFLMGLLISMEEKGEDRNTIKGLKVALFGPIAGIGDAIFWFTLLPIMAGICSSFASQGNLLGPILFFAVYLAIFFLRVGWTHIGYSVGVKAIDKVRENSQMIARSATILGITVIGGLIASYVHINVVTTFAIDATHKVALQQDFFDKVFPNILPMAYTLLMYYLLRAKKAHPVLLIGVTFVLAIAGSALGVL from the coding sequence ATGGGATCTGAAATCAGTAAGAAAGACATTACCCGTCTGGGATTTCGTTCATCGCTCCTGCAGGCCAGTTTTAACTATGAACGTATGCAGGCGGGCGGTTTTACCTGGGCGATGCTGCCGTTACTCAAGAAAATCTATAAGAATGATCAGCCCGGCCTGAGCGCCGCGATGAAAGATAATCTGGAATTTATAAATACCCACCCCAATCTGGTGGGATTCCTGATGGGACTCTTAATCTCCATGGAGGAGAAAGGCGAAGATCGCAACACCATTAAAGGGCTGAAGGTGGCACTGTTTGGCCCTATTGCGGGTATCGGCGACGCCATATTCTGGTTCACCTTATTGCCGATCATGGCGGGTATTTGCTCTTCATTTGCCAGTCAGGGGAATTTGCTCGGCCCTATTTTATTCTTTGCAGTCTATCTCGCCATATTCTTTTTACGCGTTGGCTGGACGCATATTGGTTATTCCGTCGGGGTGAAAGCGATAGATAAAGTCCGGGAAAACTCACAGATGATTGCCCGCTCCGCCACCATTCTCGGGATCACGGTTATTGGTGGGCTGATTGCGTCTTACGTCCATATTAATGTGGTGACAACCTTTGCGATTGACGCCACCCATAAGGTCGCGCTGCAACAAGATTTCTTTGACAAGGTGTTCCCCAATATTCTGCCAATGGCTTACACCCTGCTGATGTATTACCTGCTACGCGCGAAAAAAGCGCACCCGGTGCTGTTAATTGGCGTGACCTTCGTCCTCGCTATAGCCGGTTCAGCGCTGGGTGTTCTGTAG
- the malX gene encoding maltose/glucose-specific PTS transporter subunit IIBC produces the protein MTQEKSFKSKAWEFFQSLGKTFMFPVSLLAFMGLLLGIGSSVTSPSTIKSFPFLGGELTQLTFGFIAMVGGFAFSYLPLMFAMAIPMGLATRNKAVGAFAGFVGYMLMNMSINYYLTVTHQLADAATMKQVGQSIVLGIQTLEMGVLGGIVVGVITYFLHERFQDTVLHDAFAFFGGIRFVPIITALTLSLVGLFIPLLWEYVALGIAGIGHIIQSTSVFGPFLYGVGVLLLKPFGLHHILLAMVRFTPAGGMEMVNGQEVAGALNIFYAELKAGLPFSPHVTAFLSQGFMPTFIFGLPAVAYAIYRTARPENRPVIKGLLLSGVLVSVVTGISEPIEFLFLFIAPALYAFHIVMSGLALMVMALLGVTIGNTDGGILDLLIFGVMQGTSTKWYLLFPVGIAWFAIYFFVFRWYILKHDIKTPGREEDTEGAALAVKANTQARGKSKYDHGLILSALGGKENIDSLDNCITRLRLVVKDMSKVDQQTLKNAGALSVVVLDAHSVQVIIGPQVQGVKTGIEALI, from the coding sequence ATGACACAGGAAAAGTCGTTCAAATCTAAAGCGTGGGAGTTCTTTCAAAGCCTGGGAAAGACCTTCATGTTCCCGGTCTCACTGCTGGCCTTTATGGGCCTTTTACTGGGTATCGGTAGCTCCGTTACCAGCCCGTCGACGATCAAAAGCTTTCCCTTTTTGGGCGGGGAACTGACCCAGTTAACCTTTGGTTTTATCGCCATGGTCGGCGGGTTTGCGTTCTCCTATTTACCGCTGATGTTCGCGATGGCGATTCCGATGGGCCTCGCCACGCGTAACAAAGCGGTGGGCGCGTTCGCCGGGTTTGTCGGCTACATGCTGATGAACATGAGCATCAATTATTACCTGACGGTCACCCACCAGCTTGCCGACGCCGCCACCATGAAACAGGTCGGTCAGTCGATAGTGTTAGGTATCCAGACGCTGGAGATGGGCGTGCTCGGCGGCATCGTTGTCGGCGTGATTACCTATTTTCTGCATGAACGCTTTCAGGACACCGTCCTGCACGACGCTTTCGCCTTCTTTGGCGGCATCCGCTTTGTGCCAATCATCACCGCGCTGACGCTGTCGCTGGTGGGTCTGTTTATCCCGTTGTTGTGGGAATATGTGGCGCTGGGCATTGCGGGTATCGGACACATCATTCAGAGCACCAGCGTTTTTGGGCCGTTCCTGTACGGCGTGGGCGTGCTGCTGCTTAAACCGTTTGGCCTGCATCATATTCTGCTGGCGATGGTACGATTTACCCCAGCCGGTGGAATGGAAATGGTCAACGGGCAGGAAGTCGCAGGCGCGCTGAATATTTTCTACGCCGAGCTGAAAGCGGGTCTGCCGTTTAGCCCCCACGTTACGGCTTTCCTGTCGCAAGGTTTTATGCCGACCTTTATCTTCGGCCTGCCTGCGGTGGCGTACGCCATTTACCGCACCGCGCGCCCGGAAAACCGTCCGGTGATTAAAGGACTTCTGCTGTCCGGGGTACTGGTTTCGGTAGTCACCGGGATTTCTGAACCTATCGAATTTCTGTTCCTGTTTATCGCCCCTGCACTGTATGCCTTCCATATCGTGATGTCTGGCCTGGCGTTGATGGTCATGGCACTGCTTGGCGTCACTATCGGCAACACCGACGGCGGCATTCTTGATTTGCTGATTTTCGGCGTGATGCAAGGCACGTCCACCAAGTGGTATCTGCTGTTCCCGGTTGGGATCGCGTGGTTCGCCATCTACTTCTTCGTCTTCCGCTGGTACATCCTCAAACACGATATCAAAACGCCGGGGCGTGAAGAGGACACCGAAGGCGCGGCGCTGGCGGTGAAAGCCAACACCCAGGCGCGTGGCAAATCGAAATACGATCATGGGCTGATCCTCAGCGCGCTTGGCGGCAAAGAGAATATCGACTCACTCGATAACTGTATTACCCGCCTGCGTCTGGTGGTGAAAGACATGAGCAAAGTTGACCAGCAAACGCTGAAAAATGCCGGGGCGCTGTCGGTTGTGGTGCTGGATGCGCACAGCGTGCAGGTGATAATCGGCCCGCAGGTTCAGGGCGTAAAAACGGGCATTGAAGCCTTAATTTAA
- the agaC gene encoding PTS galactosamine transporter subunit IIC yields the protein MHEITLIQGLSLAALVFVLGIDFWLEALFLFRPIIVCTLTGAILGDIHIGLITGGLTELAFAGLTPAGGVQPPNPIMAGVMTTVIAWSTGVDAKTAIGLGLPFSLLMQYVILFFYSAFSLFMSKADKYAKETNTGAFARLNWTTTLIVACSYAVIAFLCTYLAQGAMQALVKSMPTWLTHGFEVAGGILPAVGFGLLLRVMFKAQYIPYLIAGFLFVCYIQVNNLLPVAVLGAGFAVYEFFNAKAKAAAQPQADTRKNDEEDYSNGI from the coding sequence ATGCATGAAATTACGCTCATTCAAGGGCTGTCACTTGCCGCCCTTGTCTTTGTACTGGGAATTGATTTTTGGCTGGAAGCTTTATTTCTCTTTCGTCCCATTATTGTTTGTACCCTGACAGGGGCAATATTGGGGGATATTCATATTGGCTTAATTACCGGCGGATTAACCGAACTCGCCTTTGCCGGGCTCACGCCCGCCGGAGGGGTGCAACCGCCGAACCCTATTATGGCAGGGGTAATGACCACCGTTATTGCCTGGTCGACAGGCGTTGATGCCAAAACGGCAATTGGCCTTGGTCTGCCGTTCAGCCTGCTAATGCAGTACGTCATTCTGTTTTTCTACTCCGCGTTTTCACTGTTCATGAGCAAGGCGGATAAATACGCGAAAGAAACCAATACCGGCGCTTTTGCTCGCCTGAACTGGACGACCACGCTGATTGTCGCCTGTTCGTATGCGGTCATTGCTTTCCTCTGTACCTACCTCGCGCAAGGTGCAATGCAGGCGCTGGTAAAATCAATGCCGACCTGGCTGACACATGGATTTGAAGTTGCGGGTGGGATCCTACCTGCCGTCGGTTTTGGCTTATTGCTGCGGGTGATGTTCAAGGCACAGTACATTCCGTACCTGATCGCCGGGTTCCTGTTTGTTTGTTATATCCAGGTCAATAACCTCCTGCCCGTCGCCGTGCTTGGCGCAGGCTTTGCCGTCTACGAGTTTTTCAACGCGAAAGCAAAAGCCGCGGCGCAGCCGCAGGCCGACACGCGCAAAAATGATGAAGAGGATTACAGCAATGGGATCTGA
- the agaB gene encoding PTS galactosamine transporter subunit IIB, which produces MSTPNILLTRIDNRLVHGQVGVTWTSTIGANLLIVVDDDVAKDELQQKLMGITAETYGFGIRFFSIAKTIDIISKAAPHQKIFLICRTPDTVRKLLEGGVPLKDVNVGNMHFSEGKKQISSKVYVDEKDLTDLRFIKHQGINIFIQDVPGDTKENIND; this is translated from the coding sequence ATGAGTACACCCAATATATTACTGACCCGAATAGATAACCGCCTGGTCCATGGCCAGGTGGGCGTGACCTGGACTTCAACGATCGGCGCTAATTTGCTGATCGTGGTTGATGATGACGTCGCTAAAGATGAGTTACAGCAGAAGCTGATGGGGATCACCGCCGAGACCTACGGTTTTGGGATCCGCTTTTTCTCGATTGCCAAAACCATCGACATCATCAGTAAAGCAGCCCCACATCAGAAGATCTTCCTCATTTGCCGCACGCCCGACACGGTGCGAAAACTGCTGGAAGGTGGTGTACCGTTGAAGGACGTCAACGTCGGCAATATGCATTTTTCGGAAGGGAAAAAACAGATCAGCAGCAAAGTGTATGTTGACGAAAAGGATCTGACCGATCTTCGTTTTATTAAACATCAGGGCATTAATATTTTTATTCAGGATGTACCGGGAGATACCAAAGAAAATATTAATGACTAA
- a CDS encoding MalY/PatB family protein: MFDFDKIIERKSDKCRKWDHAFVCSRFPGVPEDFVPLWIADMDFTSPPAVIEGFQRIVSHGTFGYTWCFDAFYEAVIGFQRERHQVEVDAAWITLTYGTVSTLHYTVQAFCQPGDSVMMNTPVYDPFAMATERQGVRVLANPLRVQDNRYHLDFELVEHQLKTHRPKLWFFCSPHNPSGRIWRADDIRQVSDLCQRYGVILVVDEVHAEHILDGAFVSCLSSGCAAQDNLILLTSPNKAFNLGGLKTSYSIIPDATLRQRFRQQLEKNSITSPNMFGVWGIILAYQQGLPWLDELNGYLRGNARYLADAIITHFPHWKMMNPESSYLAWIDVSADARSATELTAHFAQHAGVVIEDGSHYVQDGQNYLRINFGTQRYWLEQAIERMRTSYRHDRRE; the protein is encoded by the coding sequence GTGTTTGATTTTGACAAAATTATTGAGCGTAAAAGTGATAAATGCCGCAAGTGGGATCACGCCTTCGTGTGCTCGCGCTTCCCCGGCGTGCCCGAGGATTTCGTTCCACTGTGGATTGCTGATATGGATTTCACCTCGCCCCCGGCAGTGATTGAAGGATTTCAGCGCATCGTTTCGCACGGGACTTTCGGCTACACCTGGTGCTTCGATGCGTTTTACGAGGCGGTCATCGGTTTTCAGCGCGAAAGGCATCAGGTCGAGGTCGACGCAGCGTGGATAACGCTGACCTACGGCACCGTCTCCACGTTGCACTACACGGTGCAGGCTTTCTGCCAGCCGGGCGACAGCGTGATGATGAACACACCGGTCTACGATCCGTTTGCGATGGCGACAGAGCGCCAGGGCGTTCGCGTTCTCGCGAATCCGTTACGCGTTCAGGATAACCGCTATCACCTTGATTTTGAGCTAGTTGAACATCAGCTCAAAACCCATCGGCCTAAGCTGTGGTTTTTCTGTTCGCCGCATAATCCGTCCGGGCGTATCTGGCGGGCCGACGACATTCGCCAGGTCTCTGATTTATGTCAGCGCTACGGCGTCATTCTGGTGGTCGATGAAGTCCACGCCGAGCACATTCTGGACGGCGCCTTTGTCAGCTGTCTGTCGTCGGGCTGCGCCGCGCAAGACAATCTGATCCTTCTGACTTCGCCGAATAAAGCCTTCAATCTTGGCGGCCTGAAAACCTCTTACTCAATTATCCCCGATGCCACGCTGCGCCAGCGATTCCGTCAGCAGCTGGAGAAGAACTCCATCACCTCACCAAATATGTTCGGCGTCTGGGGAATTATTCTCGCCTATCAGCAAGGTCTGCCGTGGCTGGATGAACTGAACGGTTATCTGCGCGGTAACGCGCGCTATCTGGCGGACGCAATTATCACCCACTTCCCGCACTGGAAAATGATGAACCCGGAATCGTCGTATCTGGCGTGGATTGACGTCAGCGCTGATGCGCGCAGCGCCACTGAATTAACCGCCCATTTTGCGCAGCATGCGGGCGTGGTAATCGAAGACGGCAGCCATTATGTCCAGGACGGTCAGAATTACCTGCGGATTAACTTCGGCACCCAGCGTTACTGGCTGGAGCAGGCCATCGAGAGAATGCGCACTTCATATCGTCATGACAGGAGAGAGTAA